Genomic segment of Paenibacillus polymyxa:
GCACAGGAATACCCATTTTTTTGCCATCTCGGCTATACTGATTCCATACGTTTGTATCCTGATTCATCGCCTGCTTCCAGGAATCCGAAGCGTACTTGTCAAACAACGGACCCACCTCTGCAAACATACCAGAATCGATCATGTCTTGTGCCAGTTGCTCATTCTCCGTCCCCAGTACAACAACGTCCGGCATCTCCTGACCGGAGGACATAGCCAAACGCAGCTTTGTAGCAAATGCGCCATTCGTATCCGTGACGGACCAGAGTGATTTGATATTAATACCGAATTTCTCTTTAGCCCATTTGGTCGCAATGTTATTTTCGATAGATTCACCATTTTTAAATTTTAAGGCGGGATCTACACCCCATACCGTGGAAATTGTGACTTCTGGATTGTATTTTTCTTTGTATACGTTTTCAGTTTTAGCTGTGCTGTCCGCATTTCCATCATTCCCCGTACCTGAGCAGCCCACAAGGCCCACTCCTAATACCATAGTTGCGGCGAGCAACGACAACAGCTTTTTCTTCGAATGAACTCGCATATTGTTCCCCCTCTAAAAATCATTTTCTACTCTTTTATTATAAGAGGGCTTTTCTTCACAGCCTATGTCACAAAATAAATATTTCTGCACCTTTCCCAACTGATCTTTGCTGGTTTCGTCCTTACTGGTCCCATCTTTACTGGTCCCGAAATTCATGCGGAGTCATTCCGTAATGCTTTTTGAACATCTTACTGAAATATTGGGGATTCTGGTAGCCTAGTTCCGTCGTAATTTCGTATATTTTTTTGTTGGAATATTTGAGCAAATAAAGAGCCCGCTCCATTCTCATTCGGATAATATAGTCACCCAGACCTTCTCCGGTTTCAGCTTTATAAATTTTAGACAGATAGACTGGATGAAGATAAACCTGATCAGCAATCGTCTTAACAGACAGCTCCTGGCCTTTATCCTGGGAGATGAGCTCCTGAACCTGCTTGACCACATAGCTTTTAGCGCTTTGCTCGCTTGCGGACCATTCAGATTTAAGTTTGTTCATCATGGAAAATATCCACTCTTTGAGGTGGGGGAACGAATGAACCATTTTCTGCGCATGTAACGGATCGAAGCCTACTTGATCCATCTGCGTAATGAAACGTCCTTGTTTGTGCGCTGTATACATAAAGGCGCTCGTCACCGAAATAAACAGCTCATATAAATGCTCGCGTGTATATCCCACCTCTTCCATTTTTCCAAATACACGGCTCACTTTCGCTTCGGCCTCGTCCCATTGCCTGGATTCAAGCAGATGAGTAAGCGTTGGGTGCATATAAAGCCCCTCCAGTGACTTAACTGAGCTGTGTGGCTGTTCTGTCTGTTCTTCTATGAATAGCAGTGTATCTGTCTCCTCCTGATGGTTCCAGTATAAGGATCTAATCGCTTTCTGATATAGCTTAGGTAGCTCCTCTGGAAACTTAAACCATCCGGTTAATGCAACGTAAATTCCCCCTTTCAAGTAATTGCTCACATTTTTTCGAAAGGTCTCAATCGCCGCACTCAAAAAACGATTCTGCTCATCCGCGCTCCGTTCAGGGAATGAATTCCAATTCCCTTCTATTAATACAATTAAGCAGTCATGCGGCGCTTTGCAATGCCAAACATGAAAATCAGGTGCGAACACTTCTTCGGCAATATTTCCAATCGCATACTCAATTAAGGAAACTGAATGATAATCCATATCAGAAAAATGCTTTCCTAGCTGAATAAGCAGCATACTGGCAGGATGTCCCGTGCGTAGCTTGATTTCGTACTCGGACATTTTGCTCTCTATTTTGGGTACTGGTAAATCACGCCCGAGTAGCAAATCATGCATCAAATGGGTCCGCAGTACACCAAAATCGTTTCTGCGGCTATATTGTAATTGATGAACCTTGTCAAATGCTTCCCATTCTTCCTTTAGCGAATCCATGGCGGCTGACACACATTTGATAAACTCATCATCATCTACCGGCTTTAAAATGTAATCAAAAGCCTTAAGCTGGAGCGCTTTTTTAGCATATTCAAAATCGGCATAGCCTGTCAGTAACAAACTCCGGATATGTGGCCATCGCTCGGTTACTTCAACAATCAACTCCAGTCCCGTCATACCAGGCATACGAATATCCGTAACCAGAATATCAATATCGTACGCTTCCAGCACATCCACTGCTGTTAATGCGGAAGCCGCTTGATGAACCCTCTCGATGCCTAGCGTCTCCCACGGAATGGTAGCTGCCAGACTTTCTGTTACATAACTCTCATCATCTACTAGTAATATCTGAACCATCTGTTCCCTCCGTTTTAACTATATTCGAATTTGGCGAAGGCCCAATTAAACCATTCGCATGCTCTCCTTCTGTTGAGAGCGACCATTTTAAAACTGCACGCAATCCTCCCAATGGAGACAAAGAGAATTCCAGTCCTGCATCTTCTCCAAAATGTAATCGCATACGTTGATGCACATTCCATAGACCATATCCATGATCCTCTTCCACAGGCTTGTCAAGCGTTGATGTCAGGGCAGTTATAGCCTCTCTACTCAAACCGAGTCCGTTATCATCCACAATCAGGTACATATACGAGCCAACACGCTCGGTTAAAATATGAATTACACCATCCTCCGCTTGAGGCTCTATCCCATGCAGCACCGCATTTTCCACCAGTGGCTGCACTACAAGCGGCGGAATCAGCAGACTGCTAACCTGTGAAGAAACATGAATTAAGAACGTTAGCCTTGGCATACGCATCTGCTGTATGTTCAAATAATATTGAACAAATTCGACTTCCTCTGACAATGGAACCAAATCCCGCTCCTGTCTGGTTGTATATCGATAATACCTGGATAAATTATGAGCCATGGCCACGACCGCCTCATGATTGCGCAGCTTCGCCATACTTGTAATAAACGAAAAACAATTATAAAAAAAATGCGGATTGATTTGTGACTGTAGCTGCTTTAGTCGCGCTTCCTTGACATGCAGCTGCTCAACATACACCTTCTCAAACAGCTCCTGAATCTGTTCGACCATCAGATTAAATTGACTAGACAGGAAAGCAAACTCGTGACTCCCCCTTAGACTTAATCGAACAGCATAGTCTCCATCCTTTAGTCTCCGAAATGCCCGCACAAGCTGAAGAATCGGCACTTGTACCTGTGAATGAAGCAAGTAAGCGCCAATCAAGCCTACCAGCAGCGAGCCAACAACAGTTATATAAAACAGTCGATTCGATGAGTAAATCGGAGACATCATATCGGACAAAGGCATGTAATCAATCAAATACCACCCCGTCGTTTGCGAAAGAACGGCATGAACCAGGTAGCTTTCTTCTCCAATTTTCACAGTCAGATTATCAACTTCATGGAGCCCCATTTTTTCTAATTTTGAAATCAGCTGTCCAGACAGCTCTTCATTGGCAGTACGATTATAGATCGCTCCTACGCCTTTTTTATAATAAAAAGGCTCCTTTCGACCATCACCTTTGAAGCGGTCAAGCATATCCTGAATATTACTGCTGTCAAATTCAACTTTAATAATCGTGTTAGCGGTTTCTGGATTACCAAGCGAAGAAAACGGGGATAATGTATACAATGAAAATATAAATTGGTCTTTCCCGTATGATTTTTTTTTGGATACCTGCCAGCCGTCTTTTATCAGCTGATTTAGTTTTTTCTGGTCATATAAACCTGCTCCACTCTCCGATACAACCCGTCCAAGCGAAGGAGAATAGATACTCAGCCCGGTTCTCCAATTAGAAGAGCTTTCCTGAAGCCCAAGCTTGGTTTGAATCCGTTTGACCAGGTTAATTCCATCCAGATTGAGAACCTTGTCCTTCAAAAAAATCGCTTGAAAACTGGCTACATCGGGATCATGAATCAGCAGATGCGGCCAGGAGGAAATCATTTCAATATTCGTATTCACCTGGTTTTGAAAAAAAGTCAGCTGATTATAATTAGATTGATTCAGCTCCTCACGTAATACACCTGTCGTTGTCTGATTAGAATAGACATACAGGATCAGCACAGGTATGAGCAATACGATAACGATGGAGACGATTTTAGTATAAAAATTAAATTTAAACATGAATTCTACACATCCTCTGCACAAAAAACAGGCATACTTAAATGGTATGCCAGAGCCCTGACCTTCGTTGCCGTCAGTACATACTATACATTATCAATGGTTGGCGGTGATAATATGTTTGATGCTAAGCAAATGGAATGGTTTGACCAACTATCCGCTGAAGACTTGGCCATTTTAGGTGCCGGCTTCAATACACTAGGTGATTTTTTTGATTTTCTGGCGTTGATTAAGGCCAGACAGGAAACAGCCCAAGGTAATAAAAAGTAACAGCACTATTTCACAACAAATTTCACACGAGTTCCATCCTCATACTCATCCAATTGGTGACTGACCCATGATCCTGCCCCACGATTATCCTTAGGGGCTATGTATTTGATATTTGCACCTTTGCCACCTTCTGAGCACATAGCCATCGGCCATTCGTCACGATCGTATCCTTTACGAGTGGGAACATCTGCAAGCGAATGCTTGCGATTTTGCTCGGCTCCTTCACGGTCAATTGTGCATACCGGTGATTTTCCCGCCTGAATGGCTTCCTTAATATGCTGCGCTGTTTCAGGGTAACGACCTGACGGGAATTGCAGCGTAACCTGAGCCGATGAAGGCGGGTTTTCTCCTGTCATTTTCGTAAGAAGATTGCCTCCTTCAAACCAGTACGCGCCCGCAGCTAGCAGCACTAAAGCTATAAAACTTAGCAATTTTTTCTTCAATTTCCCTCTTCCCTTCAAGCTATTCCAGTAGATACCTTCAACTAAGGTAATCCCCGGATTTTATTTTTTGTAACCCCTTACTGACTATAAAAAAAGGTTGAATATTCGACGACAAATAGTATAGAGAGGAGGTTGTACGAATGAACGATGAGATGGATACGGTCGCAAGAGTTATTGTATAAGATACAGGGAGCGACTTAATGAGACATCCAGTGGACAAGCCCGAACAAAGCACACCACAGGAGAAGACTGATCAGAATCCCCCAAAATAAACCTTTAAAAAGCTTCATACCTTACTGACAACCTTTCCGACTGGGCTTTTTCCCCATTATAACATGTCAGAAAGACAGCTGTCGCAGCTTGCTCTTATATCATCTTCGTATCATATATATTAAATTTTAAAATCACGACACAAAGGAAAGAACGAAATAATTCCGAAAATTATGCCTGATCACCAGTGAAAATGCAATCATGACATAATAAAAGTCACATTTTAATCAAAATTTAATGAAAGTTTTCCGAAAATGATGTATAATTATTGACATAACAAAACGCACGAGGTGATCATCATGGCATTATTAAACAAAGTTCATGAATTAAAATTGCAACTGCCTAACGAGCATCATAGCATTTCCCAATACGTGGAGCATGCATTGCATTCGATTGACAGTTTTGTGGAGCAACATCGTCAATTTGTAGCCGCTCAGGCTCTATATGGTGAAAAAATCAATGGTACAGAAGAAAGACTGTTCCGAGACACAATTTCTGAGATTAAAGCCCAACTGGTAGCTACTTTGGAAAAGACAGTTGAAGACTTCGCACACAAAGGCGATAAGCACTGGAAAAATCATTATCAGGACGGCGTAGAATAAGCTGAAAATAACCCCCGGTCTTTGGACCGGGGGTTATTTTGTATAAGTGGATGTGGCAATATGCGTAGACTATTTTAACACTCTAGCCGATGTCGCTACAGTCTTACCACCATAAACTACTTTGATACTGGAACTTCCGGTATCAATCGCCTTCACCTGACCGCCAGTAACCTGTACGATCGACGGTTTGGAAGATGTCCATACCGCTGAGCTTGTCACATTGGTAGTTGCACCTGAATCATAAACTGCATTCACACTAAGCACTTGAGAGGAACCTTTAGGCAGCTTCAGGTTTTTATTGCTCAATACCAGTTTGAGCAGCTTAGGTGTGACCTTGATCTCAACGTTAAACGACTTATCCTGATATGTGCCCGTAATCGTTGCGTTTCCAATTCCAACGGCTTTAATGGAAGAGCCTTTTACGATCGCTACGGAAGCATTCGATGTTGTCCATTTCACTTTACTGCTCAGCGTAGCTTTTTTACCTTCCGTATATATGCCGATGACTTTGATGGACTTACTTCCTTTCAAATTCATATCAGCACTCGAAAAGCTTGGTGTCAATGTAGAAATGGCTCCTTCCACAATGACAGGTACTTTCACATATTTGTTCATATACATAGCCTTGATTCCAGAGTTACCGCCATTCACCGCTTTTACTTTACCATTTGCTACTGTAACTGCGGCTGTTGTACCTACCCAGCTTACCTGATTGGTAACATCAAGGATTCCGCCACCAGCCATGTGTGCTTTTACTGTCGGAATACTTGCTTCTTGGCCTGCAACCAATACATATTTTTTCTCAGAAGCGGTCAGCTTGAGCACTTTGTATTGCACAGTCACTGGAATATCCAGTTTGAGCGCACCTACCGTTGCTGTCAATGTTGCACTGCCTGGGTTCACTGCAACTAGCTTACCATTTGCTATTTTAACTGCACTTTCACTGCTTAAACTCCATTTTACATCGGATTGAACTGCTTTTTTTGCTCCATTGACCAAATAAGCAGATATACTCGGGAGAGAAGTTTTGCCTCCTGTTTCGAGGGTCAGACTGGCTTTGCTCGAAACCAGTTTTTCAACCGTTGGAAGTACATTAATCTTCAGCGTCTTGCTCAAACCGTGATAGGACGCTGTAATCGTCGAATTGCCTGCATCCATTGGTGTGATTTTACCTTGCTCGACTGTGGCAACCAGCGGATTGGAGGAAGTCCATTCTGCCGTGTTGGTTACATCTGTTTTGCCGCCAGTCAGGTTGACATCGGTTGCACTAACCTGAATTGGGGAGCTACCCAGAAAGACCGATTTGGCCCCAGTTGCACTCAATACTAACGCCTGAGAAGAAGAACGCACATACACAATCGTTTGTGCTTTAAGTTCATCTTTGCTTGCTTTAATGTAAGTCACGCCTTTGGCAAGTGGACGAACAAGACCATCTTCAACGGTAGCAACAGCCGCATTCGAAGAAGTCCATTCGACACCGGATACATTTTCCATCCCACCTCCAGTAAGTACACCTTGAGCAGTCAATTGCTTTGATTCTCCGCCAATCGTCAAATTAATGGGACTAGACGGATTTAATTGCAGCTTGCTGTAAGGCGATTTTACTGTAATCGTTGTACTTACCGTTTGCTGCTCATATGTGGCAACAACCTTAATCTGCCCTTTTGACACAGGAGTAATGAGCCCCTTATCAACCTTTAAAATGCTTGAATCCCCAGAGATCCATTCTGCCTTTTGGGTAACATCTTCTTTGCCCTTTTCAGTCAATGACCACACTTTTAATTGAGCGGGGCTTCCACCCAGATTCAATGTAGTCGGATTTTGACTGTCCCACTGTACCGTGGAGGTCGTGCTCTCCTCAGCCCGGATCAAACCCGCTGGCCATGCTGCAAATACAAACATCAGCAAAGCAAGTAAGAAGGTACTCCGTTTGCTCATACGTTTCATACGCTCCATTCGTTTCTCTCCCTTAGTTTCATCTCTAAAAATAGGATATAATTAACAATCCCATTACTTTTATCGGTTAGCAGCTTACTAAATTGAACCCTTCATCAAAAAAAGGTGAATAATTACAGTTAAAGTTCTCCACGCAGTGACCTTACCACAAACAAATGCTCTTCTTTAGATAAGGTTTGTCCATCTTCAAGGATTACATTGTGTGCCGAGTGACTAACCAACTTTACATTATAAGCAATCAGCTGATCTTCTCTCCAAATCGTCACCGCCGACTGAAAATGAATGGCATTATCAAACTGTAACGGAACACTCATTACATAACCGAAAGCGTTGAGCTTCGCCGGATGGCGGCTTCTACGCTCACGCCCCGGAGGAAGCATGGTAATATACGTAATATTTTCAAAAGGAATAGCCAGCATTTTCGGGCCTAAAATAACGCACTTTCGTATATCATCCCATTTTTCAAGCGTGCCGCGCACCTTCTGGGTATGATCGTTGTTGCCGTGATATAAAATGACCTGACGTCCCTTCCATTGACGCATGTCCTCACCTCCAGTGCTAGCGGTTAGGAATCTCCCACCGAATCGGCTCCATTCCATGCTCCTGCAAAAATGCATTGGTACGCGAAAAAGGCTTGCTGCCAAAAAAGCCTCTGTGAGCCGCCAATGGACTCGGATGAACGGATTTCAGCACCAAATGCTTGCTGGTGTTCACGAAGCTTGCTTTTTTCTGAGCATGGCTCCCCCACAAAATAAACACTGCTGGCTGCTCGCGCTCATTAATCGCTTCAATGACAGCATCCGTGAAACGTTCCCAACCTATTCCCTGGTGAGATTGCGGTTGTCCTTCACGCACGGTTAATACGTTGTTTAGCAGCAGCACTCCTTGCTCAGCCCAAGGAACGAGGTATCCCTGATTCGGAATGGGAGTACCGATATCATCGCGAAGCTCCTTATATATATTTAGTAGAGATGGCGGTGTTCGCACACCAGGTCTAACAGAAAAGCTCAAACCGTGAGCTTGTCCCTCTCCATGATATGGATCCTGTCCCAATATAACCGCTTTGGTCAGATGAAATGGCGTTAATTTAAGTGCGGAAAACAAGTCTTCTTTTGGAGGATATACCTTATGTAACTTGTACTCTCGGGCTAACGTATACCTTAATTCATTAAAGTATGGCTTTTCGACCTCTTCTCGTAGTACATCATCCCAGTCATTCCCAAACATACCCCTGTCTCCTCTCAATATGTAGATCTGTGAAAACGGTAAGCTTTTTGATCCAAAAAAATAAGCTGAACTCCTCATCCGGAGCCAGCTTATTTATTCGTTACCTGTGTTATATGCCGAAGGACCAGGAAAATATCCTTACGGTAATCAGCTACCGCAGGTCTAAATTCGATTTCCTTATTATAACATTAACGATAATGATGTCAAGTAACTGAAAGCTTAATTCCCTCAGAAGAAAAGCTCTTTATTGCTGTATTTATTACGATTTTGTATGAGCATTCAGGTATTCCAATGCATTATATAACATAACAGCAGCTTCGGCACGTGTAATCTCTTTTTTTGGATGAAACTTTTCATTTGCATCCAAGGTATTGACCTTGTAGACTAGCGAGCGTTGAATGCTACCTTGGTAAGAAGGCTCCAGTTCGCTGTCATCAGCAATATTCGCAGGTGCAATTTTAATCATGGGAAGAACGCCTGCTTTTTCCATGCCCTGAATCAGCATGTGGGTGAACTCTTCCTTGGTCAGCGCTTTGGCAGGATCGATATCTTTTGGAATGTCTACGCCATTATAATGCGCGTTGATAAAAGCTTCAGCGTACCATGCGGTATCCCTAACATGGGTGAACAGTCCACTAGCCTGTGGCGCTTTATTAAAATCAATCGCGGCCAAACTGAGCTGGAGTCCGCCGGAGATCAACTGAATGCCTTGGGCAGCGGTGATTTTAGATGACGGGAGAAACTGCGTGTCAGAGGCACCTTTGAGTAAACCCTGATCTTTAAGGGATATAATTTTTTCTTTACCGCTTACGTTATCCAAATCCTTAAATTGACTGTCTGCCGCAGACAATTGACTTCCAAAGGAGAAGGACAAAATGGCTACGGTTGTAATGGCTGCGTATGCACTTTTTCTCATACTCATGTTAAGTTCCACCTTGTAGTTGAATTAGGCCGCTTGGCCATTAACAACTTCATTGACGTAGTATAAGCTGGAAAGGTTGCAGGCCAAATTCACTCGGTCCCTCTATCCCTTTTGGTATTCAATGAACTCAATACTTTCACAAACTCAAGCGCTGCTGGAGTCACTTCATCAAAAGAATGCGATATAATGCCGATTTCTCTTGTAATCCTGGGGTTAATTTCTTTGGTCGTGAGTGAATGGGACACGGACGAAAGTGTAAACCGGGATATAATGCCAACCCCCAAGTTTTTTTGAACCATGTGGACTAATGTTTCAGCCGTTTGAACTGTGAAACTCTCCTGAAAAGGAATTTGCTGTTCATGTAAGGTATTCAGTACAGCAGATTCATGCCCTCCTTTACAGAAGATAAGTTCATCCTTGTGCTGTTCCAGAGAAACCTCGCGTTCAGCTTTCAAAGGATGATTCTCCGGTATGATGGCAACCATGGAATCATGCTCCAGAATGTGAACGTCATAATGTTCGAAAGGGGATGCTACGATTCCAATTTCGACGGTTCGATCCTCCACCCACTGTTTAATTTGATTGGAGTTCCCTTCCATCAGTTCAATAGTGACTTGCGGATATTGGGAGCGGAAGGAACAGATCGCTGCTGGAAGCAAGTTCGTAGAGGCAGCCGGAAAAGAGCCTATCTTCACCTTACCGCGCAGAAGCTTGTTCTCCTGACACGCAAGCTGAACCATTTTATGTTCAATCTCTTTCATTTGTCTGGCTAGGATCAGCATTTCCTTGCCCACATCGGTCAGTAAAAGTCCATTCTGCTTGTCGCGAATAAACAGTTTTACCTGCAAGGTGTTCTCAAATTGTATCAAAGCCTTACTAACAGCAGGCTGGGAAATAAACAGCGCTTTGGCAGCCTCCGTCATATTCATTTTCTCCGCGACCTTTGTAAACACTTCGAGATGATTCATATTCACAGACATCCACCTATTATAACCATATGGTTATTCCTTCTATGAAATATAAGTATTTCAGTTATATCAAAACATACCTTATGATTAAAAACAACTCCAGCTCCTGAATAGCCATGTTTGTGAACTTATCATTAGAAGGGGATTAGAATATGCATTCAACTCAGAATTTTACCAATCAATCTACCAGAGTATCATCTGATACACTTCCATGGGGTGGGTTGCTGGCGCTTGCCATGACCGGATTTATTGGTATCCTCACTGAAACTCTGCCCGCTGGTTTGTTGCCACAAATCAGCAAGGGACTCGGAATTTCGGAAGCTTTGGCTGGCCAGTTAGTCACTTTGTATGCTCTCGGCTCACTCGTCGCTGCCATCCCTTTGACTGCTGCAACAAGGGGCTGGCGAAGACGTCCTTTATTATTGCTCTGCATCGTTGGTTTTCTTATATTTAACACCATTACGGCGGTGTCTACCTACTATTTTCTGACGCTGGGTGCCCGTTTTCTTGCAGGCGTATCTGCTGGTGTATTATGGGGAATGCTTGCTGGCTATGCTCGCCGAATGGTGCCGGATGCGTTAAAAGGACGCGCCATGGCCGTCGCTATGTCAGGTACCCCGCTGGCACTTGCCCTTGGCGTTCCATTAGGAACTTTCCTCGGTTCGTTTGTGGGCTGGAGAATGGTATTTGGTACCATGTCCTTTCTGGCGGTAGTCTTAGTCGTATGGGTACTATGGAAACTTCCCGATTTTCCCGGGCAGGCCACCCACCAGCGACTCCCGTTGAGTAAGGTTTTCACAATTACCGGTGTACGCCCCATTCTAACTGTCGTTTTAATTTGGGTACTGGCGCATAATATTCTTTACACCTATATCGCTCCCTATCTAAATCAAGCTGGACTGGCCTCCCAAACGGATGTGATGCTGCTTATTTTTGGAATAACTTCGGTTGCCGGAATCGGGTTGATCGGTATGCTCATTGACCGCTGGCTGCGTTTACTGGTACTCGTGAGTACCTTCGGCTTTGCTATCGCTTCTTTGGCGCTGGGAATCGGAAGTCACCAACCTGCTGTCGTCTATTTAAGTGTTGCCTTGTGGGGACTGACCTTTGGCGGAGCCGCTACCTTACTACAGACCGCATTGGCGGAAGCGGCAGGTGAGAGTGCAGATGTGGCTCAGTCTATGCTTGTAACCGCTTGGAATTTGGCTATTGGTGGAGGCGGTTTGCTTGGCGGGATTCTTCTGGAGACACTTGGAATCAGCTCTTTCCCGTGGACGTTGCTGATTCTTATGCTGCTTGCCTTCATTGTTTCGTGGGGTGCTAAGAATCACGGGTTCCCCCCCAAGAAACATGGGTAGACCTATTACCCTATAAAAAACATCGTCGTTTAGATGGCTGAGAATCAAATCCACACTTGGCAAGAAGCTCAACGAATATATAGATCAGGTCATAAAGAACCTTCCTGTCCATCTAACTTCATGGGAACTGACCCCATAACGTGAGACAAATCAAAACACCTTCAAGAGAATCAAGCCATGTCGTAAGATATGGAGATAACCTTGGAGGTGTTTTTACGTTGGCAACGAGAGTTGGCTATCCAGTAGAAGTGAAGATGAAAGCTATTGAAATGAGATTGGCAAGAGTTCCGGTAAGAGAGGTTATGGAGCAGTTGGGAATACGGAATAAGACGCAACTAAAAACATGGATGAGGTGGTATCGAAAAGGCGAAGTACATCGTCTGGAGCAACCTGTGGGTAAACAATACAGCTACGGAAAAGGTCCAGAGCACTCTTCGGAGCTTGAAAAAGTAAAGGCGGAGAACCGATTCCTGAAGCAGCAATTGGACCTACTAAAAAAGTGCAAGGAACTGGAAAGGAGGTGGAACCAGAAAGTTGCCGTTGCCTGAGTCGAATCCATTCGAGACGAAGTGACGGTGTCTGAGGCTTGTACATGGCTCGGGATCGCAAGAGCGACCTACTACCGCTGGAAAGCAGCCGTGAAGACAGAGCACACAGATGCTACGGTGGAGAAAATCCGTGGGCTTTGCATCCATCATAAATTTCGGTATGGTTACCGGAAAATCACCGCACTCCTTCGGGCAGAGCAAAGAATGAATCACAAACGGGTTCAGCGGATTATGCAGCGTGAGGGGCTACAGTGCCGCGTGAGGATGAAAAAACGAAAGATCACTGGGCAGCCCGCTTATCCGGCAGAAAATCTGCTGAAGCGGCAATTCCATGCAGAGGCGCCCCTGCAAAAGCTCGTCACG
This window contains:
- a CDS encoding LysR family transcriptional regulator, which translates into the protein MSVNMNHLEVFTKVAEKMNMTEAAKALFISQPAVSKALIQFENTLQVKLFIRDKQNGLLLTDVGKEMLILARQMKEIEHKMVQLACQENKLLRGKVKIGSFPAASTNLLPAAICSFRSQYPQVTIELMEGNSNQIKQWVEDRTVEIGIVASPFEHYDVHILEHDSMVAIIPENHPLKAEREVSLEQHKDELIFCKGGHESAVLNTLHEQQIPFQESFTVQTAETLVHMVQKNLGVGIISRFTLSSVSHSLTTKEINPRITREIGIISHSFDEVTPAALEFVKVLSSLNTKRDRGTE
- a CDS encoding uracil-DNA glycosylase; translated protein: MFGNDWDDVLREEVEKPYFNELRYTLAREYKLHKVYPPKEDLFSALKLTPFHLTKAVILGQDPYHGEGQAHGLSFSVRPGVRTPPSLLNIYKELRDDIGTPIPNQGYLVPWAEQGVLLLNNVLTVREGQPQSHQGIGWERFTDAVIEAINEREQPAVFILWGSHAQKKASFVNTSKHLVLKSVHPSPLAAHRGFFGSKPFSRTNAFLQEHGMEPIRWEIPNR
- a CDS encoding S-layer homology domain-containing protein → MSMRKSAYAAITTVAILSFSFGSQLSAADSQFKDLDNVSGKEKIISLKDQGLLKGASDTQFLPSSKITAAQGIQLISGGLQLSLAAIDFNKAPQASGLFTHVRDTAWYAEAFINAHYNGVDIPKDIDPAKALTKEEFTHMLIQGMEKAGVLPMIKIAPANIADDSELEPSYQGSIQRSLVYKVNTLDANEKFHPKKEITRAEAAVMLYNALEYLNAHTKS
- a CDS encoding sensor histidine kinase encodes the protein MFKFNFYTKIVSIVIVLLIPVLILYVYSNQTTTGVLREELNQSNYNQLTFFQNQVNTNIEMISSWPHLLIHDPDVASFQAIFLKDKVLNLDGINLVKRIQTKLGLQESSSNWRTGLSIYSPSLGRVVSESGAGLYDQKKLNQLIKDGWQVSKKKSYGKDQFIFSLYTLSPFSSLGNPETANTIIKVEFDSSNIQDMLDRFKGDGRKEPFYYKKGVGAIYNRTANEELSGQLISKLEKMGLHEVDNLTVKIGEESYLVHAVLSQTTGWYLIDYMPLSDMMSPIYSSNRLFYITVVGSLLVGLIGAYLLHSQVQVPILQLVRAFRRLKDGDYAVRLSLRGSHEFAFLSSQFNLMVEQIQELFEKVYVEQLHVKEARLKQLQSQINPHFFYNCFSFITSMAKLRNHEAVVAMAHNLSRYYRYTTRQERDLVPLSEEVEFVQYYLNIQQMRMPRLTFLIHVSSQVSSLLIPPLVVQPLVENAVLHGIEPQAEDGVIHILTERVGSYMYLIVDDNGLGLSREAITALTSTLDKPVEEDHGYGLWNVHQRMRLHFGEDAGLEFSLSPLGGLRAVLKWSLSTEGEHANGLIGPSPNSNIVKTEGTDGSDITSR
- a CDS encoding response regulator transcription factor, encoding MVQILLVDDESYVTESLAATIPWETLGIERVHQAASALTAVDVLEAYDIDILVTDIRMPGMTGLELIVEVTERWPHIRSLLLTGYADFEYAKKALQLKAFDYILKPVDDDEFIKCVSAAMDSLKEEWEAFDKVHQLQYSRRNDFGVLRTHLMHDLLLGRDLPVPKIESKMSEYEIKLRTGHPASMLLIQLGKHFSDMDYHSVSLIEYAIGNIAEEVFAPDFHVWHCKAPHDCLIVLIEGNWNSFPERSADEQNRFLSAAIETFRKNVSNYLKGGIYVALTGWFKFPEELPKLYQKAIRSLYWNHQEETDTLLFIEEQTEQPHSSVKSLEGLYMHPTLTHLLESRQWDEAEAKVSRVFGKMEEVGYTREHLYELFISVTSAFMYTAHKQGRFITQMDQVGFDPLHAQKMVHSFPHLKEWIFSMMNKLKSEWSASEQSAKSYVVKQVQELISQDKGQELSVKTIADQVYLHPVYLSKIYKAETGEGLGDYIIRMRMERALYLLKYSNKKIYEITTELGYQNPQYFSKMFKKHYGMTPHEFRDQ
- a CDS encoding Ig-like domain-containing protein gives rise to the protein MERMKRMSKRSTFLLALLMFVFAAWPAGLIRAEESTTSTVQWDSQNPTTLNLGGSPAQLKVWSLTEKGKEDVTQKAEWISGDSSILKVDKGLITPVSKGQIKVVATYEQQTVSTTITVKSPYSKLQLNPSSPINLTIGGESKQLTAQGVLTGGGMENVSGVEWTSSNAAVATVEDGLVRPLAKGVTYIKASKDELKAQTIVYVRSSSQALVLSATGAKSVFLGSSPIQVSATDVNLTGGKTDVTNTAEWTSSNPLVATVEQGKITPMDAGNSTITASYHGLSKTLKINVLPTVEKLVSSKASLTLETGGKTSLPSISAYLVNGAKKAVQSDVKWSLSSESAVKIANGKLVAVNPGSATLTATVGALKLDIPVTVQYKVLKLTASEKKYVLVAGQEASIPTVKAHMAGGGILDVTNQVSWVGTTAAVTVANGKVKAVNGGNSGIKAMYMNKYVKVPVIVEGAISTLTPSFSSADMNLKGSKSIKVIGIYTEGKKATLSSKVKWTTSNASVAIVKGSSIKAVGIGNATITGTYQDKSFNVEIKVTPKLLKLVLSNKNLKLPKGSSQVLSVNAVYDSGATTNVTSSAVWTSSKPSIVQVTGGQVKAIDTGSSSIKVVYGGKTVATSARVLK
- a CDS encoding NucA/NucB deoxyribonuclease domain-containing protein produces the protein MKKKLLSFIALVLLAAGAYWFEGGNLLTKMTGENPPSSAQVTLQFPSGRYPETAQHIKEAIQAGKSPVCTIDREGAEQNRKHSLADVPTRKGYDRDEWPMAMCSEGGKGANIKYIAPKDNRGAGSWVSHQLDEYEDGTRVKFVVK